TGTTGAAGAATCTTTAGATATTTACAAACATGAATTGTCACTTGTATTGTATCCAATTTTGGTGCAAATCTATTTTAAACTCGTTCAGAGTGGTCATGAAGTGCAGGCAAGAAAATTTGTTGAGAAATTTGGTCCAGGTTTAGACAATTATTATCAAGAAGATTTACAAAACATTTTGCTTATCACTAAACCTTCTCAAATGGAGAACAATGATTTGGTTACTGCCATGGAACAGGACAAATTCATTATAAGGATGTCTAGAGATTCGCATTCTCTCTTTAAGAGACATATCCAAGATAGAAAGTTGGAAATTCTGTCCCAAATTGTAACCAAGTATCTTTTGATTGATACTTACGAAGGAACAGCTCGTAGCAAGGCTCAGTGTGATGCTACAGCTGGAGCAATAATTGGTGAAGCACGTCGCCAGGACAATAAAGTCCGTGTGTTCTTTGGTCTTCTTAAAGAAGTCGACTTTCAAAGTCtgaccacaacaacaacaaatccaCCTGCCGAAGAGGAAGATGAGAATGATCCGGATGCTCCGGACAGACCAAAGaagaagaaaccaaaaaaagatCCTCTCTTCTCGAAGAAGTCAAAGTCTGATCCGAATGCACCGGCTCATGATCGTATTCCTCTTCCAGAGCTAAAAGATGCCGATAAGTTGGAAAAACTTAAAGCCCTTCGGGAATCCTCGAAGAGAGTCACTCTGGGAAAAGATTCCTTTCCATCAGTTTGCTTTTACACTATTCTAAATGGTGCGAATAGTGTAACCTGCGCTGAGATCTCAGAGGATTCCTCGATGGTGGCTGTGGGCTTTACAGACTCGAGTATTAAAGTATGGTCATTGACCCCGGCAAAGCTTAGGGAAATGAAAACCGCCGAACAGCTAAAAGACATCGATAAAGACGCCGAGGATGTTTTGGTGCGAATGATGGATGATAGAACGGCAGAGACTTCGCGGACGTTCTTTGGACACAGTGGTCCAGTTTATCGGTGTGCATTTGCTCCAGAGAAGAATCTTCTTCTCTCTTGTTCGGAAGACACAACCATTCGATTGTGGTCATTGCACACTTGGACATGTGTGGTAGTCTACAAAGGCCACTTGTATCCTGTGTGGGATGTTCGATTCTCTCCACATGGTTATTACTTTGCTACATGCTCGTATGACAAAAGTGCTCGTCTTTGGGCTACCGATTGTAATCAACCATTGCGAATTTTCTGCGGTCATTTGGCTGATGTCGATTGTGTTCAATTCCATCCGAACTCAAACTACATTGCAACTGGATCGAGTGATAGAACCGTTCGTTTATGGGACGTTCTTAATGGTCAATTAGTCCGCCTAATGACTGGACACAAGGGACCTATATATAGTttggcattttcaatttgtgGTCGTTATTTAGCATCGGGATCATCTGACCACCAAGTACTCATTTGGGATATAACACATGGACAATTGATTGCGTCATTGACTAAGCATACTGGATCTATACATACAATGTCATTTAGTCGTGATGGTAATATATTAGCTGTTGGTGGATTAGATTGTTATTTGACGTTGTGGGACTTTTCGAAGTTAACTGAAGATTATCAGTTGGCTAATAGTGGACATAATGCTTCACATAATCCAGAGATAAATGATGGGTCGGAATATTTGCTGAGGGCTTTTCCAACTAAATCATCGCCTTTTCTAACGTTGCATTTTACAAGGAGGAATTTGTTGCTTGCGGTGGGAGTCTTTAAAGCAcaataatgaaaattaattttatgtttggTTTTGTAATTTATTGCAATAAAGGGAAGGTATTTGAATAAgatttgtttatttacttttacttGACTCCTAAGATTGGCACTATTTCCTTAGAAATACGGGTAAATGGGGCTTTCAGCAACATTTTCAATGGATCTTGAACTAAAGGTCttgtgaacaaaaacagaaGAGACAGCTACAAAGCAAAACAATAAAGAAAATGATCTGGACAAGATGTTGTCCATAGGAAGAGTTAGTATAAGTATAACCCTTATATTGGTGTTTTGTAGTAGAAGAATTGTTAGAATGGCTAACACACTGTTTTAGCTTTGACGATGACATTGTAATAATATAAAGGTAAATGGTCAATCGAATATTATAGCAAAAAATGACAACACTTTCCATAATTCAACACCGTTTTTGACATAACGATGTATTAATTTAGCCTGGCAGATAAGTAGCATGCATTAGCTATGCCTCCCTAGCAGGCCAGTTCAGCTAATCTCCTATATTTAAAATCGGGTGGTGGTTAGTGCTAAGGTTCCATATATTCTTTCGACTCGTGTACTCGTTCAAATTAGATTTCATAATCTGCCTTGAAGCACAATAAGATTCGTGTTTTCGACTTTATAGCTTGTCTCCACGAAACAATTGAGAAGGGGCTTTAAACAATGCCCTAACCGAATCTTTTCTCGAGTCCTTAGCGATTTTTAAAGTAGAGGACTAAAGCGGGTCAAGAAGACGATAGCATTGATTTCTTTACCTGTAGCAAAACCTTTGGAAAAAATTGGGGTGTCgaatcaaaaatgattttattaacttaaaaatCGATTTGGAGACCTATTCTAACCTACGGCTCTATTGTCCAGTGACCCGCAGTCAACAGAGCATATAACTtcaacaaaaactcaaaaaagtgGAGAGAACAGATAGCGAGATTACGACTAGAGCTTTGTGGTCGTGTGCGGCTCTTATCTCTAAACCTTCGTGCATACATATTTGCTACCCAATTTTGCTAGTGTGTTCCAAGCTGAACTGCCAACAATTAAAGAAGTCTGCAAAATACTCAGGAAAAATTTAGATGAGGATGAAAACCTAGCTTTCTTAACAGATAGTTAAGCAGCTATAACAGCAATTGTTTCGACTTCGACATGCTCTGAATTGTAGTAGTGCAGAGGGTAATTTTCAATGTTGAGTGAAAGACTCTATATCACTCTTATGTGCATTTCAGGTCAAAGTTGTTTTGAAGGCAACGAAAAGGTGAATGAATTGGCCAGGCAAGGATCGTCTCTTCATAAGTGAACATTCCAAAAGGAGTCATTGATACCAATATCTTTGGGCCCGCCATCTTTACCTACCTACGACAAAAAGGCATCAAACTATGTTTAAAGGTAAGATTCAACTGTATGACAGTAGCAACTAAAATTTGGCCTGCTATTAGCAATGAGGGTCATTTTTCATCATCGCGGTCATTTAATATGCTCGCTCTTAAAAGAGCAATTAACGTGTTCATATCTTTTACATAATGTTAAACTTCTCAATCAAATATATCCAACGTTGGCCGTTGTTAATATTCATTTAATTAGCTGTCCATCTTGTAAACAGAATAAGCTGATTTGTTCGAGATTAAAttcaatgtttatttttatttaacaaacttAAAGTAAGTTTTAAGGAGTTCAATTATTATATTCCACACTAAGACATTCTTCTCCAATATTACTGGGTGAAGTCTCAATCATCTGGTCATTAGATTCACTGCAGAGATAGAAACGGTTACTATTCAAGATACCAAAACATTATTGGGCCCAAGACTTACCTATCCAATGATGGTTCATTGCTAAACATTTCAGTTGGAACGGTTGGTGGAGCTCTTTCGGGAACCAACTCTGCCAAGGACTGCCTCGACTGTAAATGTCTTTCAACTTCTTCGGCGGTCATGTGGCCTTCGGGTTGATTGCTAGCATTATTTTTGGgtgtttctgtttttgttttctgagTAGCTTTTTTCTTTCGTCCACGGCCTGAACCTGGCCCAGTTGCTGGGGCACCTTCAGCAGCTTTGCGTCTtcaacaaaacgaaaaattaaacaaattattaataaaggatattttgttttacttttttgcttcttttgcTTCGTCATCTGAAGATTCAGTTTCTTCACTTTCTGATGATGTTATTTCTGGTTTTTCATATTGCAAAAGACGATCCAACAGAAATGATCTATCACGTGAAACTTTTAACAAACGACGTTGACTCGAACGAAGAGCATCTTGGAAGAATTCATTTTccttttacaaaacaaaagtaATGAATCattgattgaattttttgttttaagacaacatttaaaaatagtactaacataaattagaaattttaattttcttttcaaatagcGTGATTGTGTTTTATAATCGACGGGATTATTGAAATTATCTTGTCCCTCGTCTTGGCTTTCTTCCGAACCGGACTCCCCATCGTTGGGGTCGATTTCTTCATCTTGATTTTGTGATGAAGCTGCCTGCTCGTTTGCCAAACTACGGCAATACCAACCGTCTAACATGCTTGAGTCCTGCAGGattgataatttattttaaacaagtttagattttaaaaaagttttttatttttttataaacaaaaacaaaatttttattcgattttttcGTGAGTGATGGAAGTGACATTTATATGACAGATTCGAACTGTATTACCATTGGAAAGGtttgtttgaatatttattATGGAGGATAATTTAAAGGCAGGACTACACTATGTGAATTTTGATAGAAACAATTTGCATTTACAATTTTTCTAATGACGGTTTGTCTTTGCTGTTGAGGTCGTGTGGAGAAAAAGACAGCAGGCTTTGTAAAGGATACCAAAGAGGGAGTACTAGGCTGAACTAATTGAACTCTgcgttttttataaaaacaaatttactaAGTACCGTTCCACATTTGTATCAATGCCATCAAAGTTTCTGGTGTAGCAGTAGCTTTAAAGGTTGCTTGTTTTCATTAAGACTTGGCCacacttgtatgaaaaaaattccaaactgacatatcaacgttcagatgtggaatttttttcatacaaatatcgttaccgctacccgtacctctaccgcataccctccggtgtggccaagcctttagagcccaaatgagataagctgcgttcctttggaaatatttatctactttttagtacttaaaactactttgatctactttgctatactgaaaaagtagttcaaatcagctttaagtactaaaaagtagataaatatttccaaaggaacgcagctataatTTGCCAAATTACCTCATATggaatgtcaaatcgtatagataaaaaaattaaatttgaactgacttaatttgcgaaattatctcatttgggctgttgaaaacaggctataagtatacagttttttttgataaaaaaaattagtcgtaagaaaaacatttttgaagttacTTCTTTTGCCCATGTttaatggggacttttcacgttGAGTTGATTTTTGCCGCgtggcgaagcttttcgactcgtgtaaACGTAAATCGCAAGTGACttaagtgacaatccccatagaaaATCCTAGTTGACTTAAGCCGTACTACATATCGCgtggctaaaatcgactcgtgcaAAGTCGGCATAAGGCATACAACCCTCGATtcttgcaaaaagtcaaaaagtgaacattttcaaactcattttgtacCAGTTTTTTTGACCACAAAACTAAAAGCAatatgatgcagaaagcttattttttggtttataaaacaatttgtgtattttttttttctaaattaaatggcaatagaaagaaaaaaatttttattcttgtaaattttccactttttgcaaaaagtggcctatagggtatgaaaatttactttttgaaaataaatgtcaaagggattagcaAGTAGCACCATCTAGCGCTCATAATTGTTGTATGGTACGAACCTACTAAGTGAATATCTGCGAGTGAGTATTAACTTCAATCACGTGTACTTGGGTACACACactttttatttgtgaaaaatgtTTGTGGTGTGTGACTACAATTTTGTGTCTTAATGCCAcagttaaggcttggccacaccggagggtatgcggtagaggtacgggtagcggtaccgatatttatatgaaaaaaattccatatctgaacgttgatatgtcagtttggaatttttttcatacaagtaccgttacctctacccgtaccgctaccgcataccctccggtgtggccaagcctttaaaggcttggccacaccggagggtacatgcggtagcggtacgggtaattgtatgaaaaaaactccacatctgaacgttgatgtgtcagtttggaattttgttcatacaagtacccgtactgCTATTgaatgtacccttcggtgtggccaagcctttaaaggcttggccacactggagggtacatgcggtagcggtacgtgtattttttcatacaagccttaaggcttgaccacaccgaagggtacatgtaATTGTATGGACAAAATTCGACATCTTAACGTTGACAtttcagtttggaatttttttcatacaagtacctgtaccgctaccgcatgtacccttcggtgtggccaagccttcatTCCCTTTAATTGTGTAATTCTGGGTAGTGTGAACCTAGCATAATTTTTTACTGCTCATCTCTAGCATAATTAACTACCCTACCCACATTGTCGGCAATACAGgtcatttttgacaaacaaaaattcgaaaagTCAC
This DNA window, taken from Episyrphus balteatus chromosome 2, idEpiBalt1.1, whole genome shotgun sequence, encodes the following:
- the LOC129911884 gene encoding transcription initiation factor TFIID subunit 5, with translation MSLSQDKRELITILKLIKKYNLKQTEDLLRKEANIKDDIVVDDADLNNILAGALDGENATVPGSGGDQELYEIAFNDLRNFVEESLDIYKHELSLVLYPILVQIYFKLVQSGHEVQARKFVEKFGPGLDNYYQEDLQNILLITKPSQMENNDLVTAMEQDKFIIRMSRDSHSLFKRHIQDRKLEILSQIVTKYLLIDTYEGTARSKAQCDATAGAIIGEARRQDNKVRVFFGLLKEVDFQSLTTTTTNPPAEEEDENDPDAPDRPKKKKPKKDPLFSKKSKSDPNAPAHDRIPLPELKDADKLEKLKALRESSKRVTLGKDSFPSVCFYTILNGANSVTCAEISEDSSMVAVGFTDSSIKVWSLTPAKLREMKTAEQLKDIDKDAEDVLVRMMDDRTAETSRTFFGHSGPVYRCAFAPEKNLLLSCSEDTTIRLWSLHTWTCVVVYKGHLYPVWDVRFSPHGYYFATCSYDKSARLWATDCNQPLRIFCGHLADVDCVQFHPNSNYIATGSSDRTVRLWDVLNGQLVRLMTGHKGPIYSLAFSICGRYLASGSSDHQVLIWDITHGQLIASLTKHTGSIHTMSFSRDGNILAVGGLDCYLTLWDFSKLTEDYQLANSGHNASHNPEINDGSEYLLRAFPTKSSPFLTLHFTRRNLLLAVGVFKAQ
- the LOC129911886 gene encoding uncharacterized protein LOC129911886 translates to MLDGWYCRSLANEQAASSQNQDEEIDPNDGESGSEESQDEGQDNFNNPVDYKTQSRYLKRKLKFLIYENEFFQDALRSSQRRLLKVSRDRSFLLDRLLQYEKPEITSSESEETESSDDEAKEAKKRKAAEGAPATGPGSGRGRKKKATQKTKTETPKNNASNQPEGHMTAEEVERHLQSRQSLAELVPERAPPTVPTEMFSNEPSLDSESNDQMIETSPSNIGEECLSVEYNN